One genomic window of Corynebacterium pseudotuberculosis includes the following:
- the pdxY gene encoding pyridoxal kinase PdxY — MNILSIQSHVTYGHVGNSAAVFPLQRIGHEVWPVHTVNFSNHTGYGEWGGELIPAQQVKSVISGVAERGAFPHIDAILSGYQGGSDIADVIIDAVAQIKAANPNALYACDPVMGNAASGCFVSELIPPLLRDRVVPVADIITPNQFELEYLTGVPAHDLESTLEAVAAARAMGPNTVLVTSVRRPETPANAIEMLAVDDKGAWLVQTPFLDFKRNGSGDVTAALFTGHYIRDHDAASALARTASSVFDLIETTYRSGSRELQLIQAQESYANPRMQFTVEKVG; from the coding sequence ATGAATATCCTCTCCATCCAGTCTCATGTCACATATGGACACGTGGGAAATTCCGCCGCAGTTTTCCCGCTACAGCGCATTGGTCACGAAGTCTGGCCGGTCCACACAGTGAATTTTTCCAATCACACTGGTTACGGCGAGTGGGGAGGAGAACTCATCCCCGCCCAGCAGGTGAAAAGCGTTATCTCTGGGGTTGCAGAACGTGGTGCTTTTCCCCACATTGATGCAATACTTTCTGGCTACCAAGGCGGATCAGACATCGCAGACGTAATTATTGACGCAGTTGCGCAGATCAAAGCCGCAAACCCTAACGCGCTTTATGCTTGTGACCCGGTGATGGGCAACGCCGCATCGGGCTGCTTTGTCTCGGAGCTCATTCCACCGCTCCTACGCGATCGTGTAGTACCTGTTGCAGACATTATTACCCCCAATCAATTTGAGCTGGAATACCTCACCGGGGTTCCTGCGCATGATCTCGAATCAACCCTGGAGGCGGTTGCCGCTGCCCGCGCTATGGGACCCAATACCGTTCTGGTCACCTCGGTGCGTAGGCCAGAGACCCCCGCCAACGCCATCGAAATGCTCGCCGTGGATGATAAAGGCGCATGGCTCGTCCAGACCCCGTTCCTGGACTTTAAGCGCAACGGCTCAGGTGACGTCACCGCCGCCCTATTCACTGGGCACTACATACGAGATCACGACGCAGCCTCGGCATTAGCCCGCACCGCATCGTCTGTCTTTGACCTCATTGAGACCACTTACCGCTCGGGCTCACGTGAGCTGCAATTGATCCAGGCTCAGGAGTCTTATGCAAACCCTCGGATGCAGTTCACTGTGGAAAAAGTCGGATAA
- a CDS encoding ArsR/SmtB family transcription factor, with the protein MDSSPRLSTYVASSSDQINAQTPRIIAIDQPFDPSLDYVGVASLFGAFDSPLRLQILGLLAERDHFVFELVDALKCSQPLISQHLRVLKKSGLITSERRGRQIIYRLLQPEAMLIVEKTLRLFEKIAIEKRSV; encoded by the coding sequence ATGGACAGTAGCCCGCGCCTTTCCACTTACGTGGCTTCATCGTCGGATCAGATCAACGCGCAGACCCCTCGCATTATTGCCATAGATCAACCGTTTGATCCGTCCCTCGATTACGTGGGAGTGGCATCGCTATTTGGGGCATTTGATTCACCGCTTCGTCTCCAGATTCTTGGACTCTTGGCGGAGCGTGATCACTTTGTATTCGAACTTGTGGATGCACTTAAGTGCAGTCAGCCCTTGATTAGTCAGCACTTACGGGTGTTGAAGAAATCAGGGTTGATTACTAGCGAGCGTCGTGGTCGTCAGATCATCTATCGCTTGCTTCAGCCAGAAGCCATGCTGATTGTGGAAAAAACGCTTAGGCTCTTTGAAAAAATAGCCATTGAGAAGCGGTCGGTGTAG
- a CDS encoding Fur family transcriptional regulator — translation MNRTIDRNVPKLGVRSTRQRTAVVSVLKDLDYFASAKAIHQELTKRDLKVGLTTVYRTLQSLTDIEAVDVLHMSNGETLYRHCLSNDHHHHLVCSHCGKTVEIDGGPVEKWAKEVAATHGFELTGHDAEIYGLCQQCKLSA, via the coding sequence ATGAATCGCACTATCGACCGAAATGTGCCCAAGCTGGGAGTACGTAGTACTCGCCAGCGGACTGCCGTTGTCAGCGTCCTCAAAGACCTTGACTACTTTGCTTCAGCTAAAGCTATCCACCAAGAGCTTACAAAGCGAGACCTCAAAGTTGGTCTCACCACGGTTTATCGCACACTCCAGTCGCTTACAGATATTGAAGCTGTGGACGTTCTACACATGTCCAATGGCGAGACCCTATACCGCCACTGCCTCAGCAATGATCATCACCATCACTTGGTATGCTCCCACTGCGGCAAAACAGTGGAAATCGACGGAGGCCCCGTGGAGAAATGGGCCAAAGAAGTCGCGGCTACTCATGGGTTTGAGCTCACCGGACATGACGCAGAAATCTACGGACTCTGCCAGCAATGTAAACTCAGCGCATAA
- a CDS encoding deoxyguanosinetriphosphate triphosphohydrolase has product MYKYSLEDVARRCVEPGKKSQMLHHDDERGPFARDRARVLHSAALRRLADKTQVVGPREGDTPRTRLTHSLEVAQIARGIGSELGLNPDLCEMAGLTHDIGHPPYGHNGETALNEIATECGGFEGNAQTLRILTKLEPKILSPQGESFGLNLTRASLDAACKYPRTKTNFDGSINRKYGCYDEDREILNWIRQGHSDQAPPVEAQAMDFSDDIAYSVHDVEDGIVSGRVNLNVLWDFVELAELAEKGARAFGGDPAALIDAADRLRDLPVVAAAADFNGTLKGFTALKSMTSELVGRYIGAVIEASRGENTEQTPLGRGTGRIVIPSDVMAEVTLLKTIAVLYVMDAPTHVTRQDRQRERIYRVFEYLTAGGCGALDPMFRTWWEQANNPAEQQRVIIDQIASMTESRLERVAKQSADLAGFFG; this is encoded by the coding sequence ATGTATAAGTATTCCTTGGAGGATGTTGCCCGTCGATGCGTGGAGCCGGGAAAGAAAAGCCAGATGCTGCACCACGATGATGAACGCGGACCATTTGCTCGTGATCGTGCACGAGTACTGCATTCGGCTGCGCTGCGCCGGCTGGCGGATAAAACTCAGGTGGTGGGCCCGAGGGAAGGCGATACTCCGCGCACTCGTTTGACTCACTCCCTAGAAGTCGCACAGATCGCCCGGGGGATTGGATCTGAGTTGGGGCTTAATCCCGATCTCTGCGAGATGGCGGGCCTTACTCATGACATTGGGCATCCACCGTATGGGCATAATGGAGAGACCGCGCTCAACGAGATAGCAACGGAGTGTGGCGGGTTTGAGGGAAACGCTCAGACACTGCGGATTTTGACCAAGCTTGAGCCCAAAATTTTGTCTCCGCAAGGAGAGTCCTTTGGCCTAAACCTCACTCGCGCGTCTTTAGACGCCGCCTGCAAGTATCCACGTACAAAAACTAATTTTGATGGCAGTATTAACCGGAAATATGGGTGCTATGACGAGGACCGCGAGATTCTCAATTGGATAAGACAAGGACATAGCGATCAAGCCCCTCCAGTGGAGGCGCAGGCCATGGACTTTTCTGATGACATAGCTTATTCGGTGCATGACGTGGAGGACGGAATTGTCTCCGGACGCGTAAACCTCAACGTGCTATGGGATTTTGTAGAACTTGCAGAGCTCGCAGAAAAAGGCGCGCGTGCATTTGGCGGCGATCCTGCAGCGCTTATCGACGCCGCCGATCGCCTACGAGACCTGCCCGTGGTTGCCGCTGCTGCCGATTTTAATGGCACTCTTAAAGGGTTTACCGCGTTGAAGTCCATGACATCCGAACTAGTGGGACGCTATATAGGCGCTGTTATCGAAGCCTCCCGTGGGGAAAACACTGAGCAAACCCCCTTAGGGCGAGGCACGGGGAGAATCGTTATACCCTCCGACGTTATGGCGGAGGTGACCCTACTTAAAACAATCGCTGTTTTATATGTCATGGATGCCCCCACCCACGTGACTCGACAAGACCGACAACGCGAACGTATCTATCGGGTCTTTGAGTATTTAACCGCCGGCGGATGTGGCGCCTTAGACCCGATGTTCCGGACCTGGTGGGAGCAGGCCAACAATCCAGCAGAGCAACAACGTGTGATTATTGACCAGATTGCTTCTATGACCGAGTCCAGGTTGGAACGAGTAGCTAAACAATCCGCTGATCTTGCGGGATTTTTTGGCTAA
- the recO gene encoding DNA repair protein RecO, with protein MRRDSYRERALVVRTYDFGEADRIVVLLTRGRGIVRAVAKGVRRAKSRFGSRLQPFVELDVQLYVGRTLDSITAADTVAYFGSQLIDDPTRYAAACVVLESVEKMSIGAEPQLFDLAVEALQGLQTTAQPLYDVDAFLLQAMNCAGWAPSLFDCAQCGASGPHHAFHPVAGGAVCVHCRPPGAVDVDPETLHMMWLMAGGFREAALSVGNRERFLQAHGIVRSYLYFHLERGLASLNVLDQV; from the coding sequence GTGCGTCGAGACAGCTACCGAGAGCGGGCCTTGGTGGTTCGTACATACGATTTTGGGGAGGCCGACCGCATCGTTGTTCTCCTCACTCGGGGGCGAGGCATTGTCCGCGCCGTAGCCAAAGGCGTACGGCGGGCAAAAAGTCGTTTCGGCTCGCGCTTGCAACCCTTTGTGGAGCTGGATGTTCAGCTCTACGTAGGAAGAACACTCGACTCCATTACTGCGGCGGATACCGTGGCGTACTTTGGCTCGCAGCTTATCGACGACCCCACTCGCTACGCTGCAGCGTGCGTTGTCCTGGAATCTGTGGAAAAGATGTCTATCGGGGCAGAACCCCAGCTTTTTGATCTCGCAGTGGAGGCATTACAAGGCTTACAAACCACAGCACAACCACTGTACGATGTGGATGCTTTCTTGCTTCAGGCCATGAACTGCGCAGGGTGGGCGCCTAGTCTTTTCGACTGCGCCCAGTGCGGCGCTTCCGGTCCGCACCATGCTTTCCATCCCGTCGCCGGGGGTGCAGTGTGCGTGCACTGCCGACCTCCAGGGGCAGTGGACGTTGATCCTGAGACGCTGCATATGATGTGGCTGATGGCTGGGGGATTCAGGGAAGCAGCTCTCTCCGTGGGGAATCGGGAGAGATTTCTCCAGGCACATGGGATTGTGCGTTCCTATCTTTATTTTCATCTTGAGCGGGGGTTAGCAAGCCTCAATGTTTTGGATCAGGTGTGA
- a CDS encoding isoprenyl transferase, whose protein sequence is MDGNGRWATQRGLKRTEGHKRGEAVLLDMVEACLAMKIPYLSAYAFSTENWRRSTDEVRFLMGFNRDVLQRQKERLHELGVRVRWAGRRPRLWRSVIKELESAEELTKNNTNMTLVMCVNYGGRAEIVDAAREIARLAAQGELRPQDITEASFSQFLDEPDMPDVDLFLRPSGEKRTSNFLLWQSAYAEMIYQNKLFPDYTARDLYCAVEEYARRDRRFGGTK, encoded by the coding sequence ATGGATGGAAATGGACGGTGGGCTACTCAGCGAGGTTTGAAGCGAACTGAGGGGCACAAGCGAGGTGAGGCCGTCTTGCTAGACATGGTAGAGGCCTGCCTAGCTATGAAAATCCCCTATTTATCGGCGTATGCATTCTCTACAGAGAATTGGCGGCGTTCCACAGATGAAGTCCGTTTTCTTATGGGATTTAACCGAGACGTGCTGCAGCGACAAAAAGAACGATTGCACGAGCTTGGGGTGAGGGTCCGATGGGCGGGGCGTCGTCCGCGCCTGTGGCGTAGTGTGATCAAAGAGCTGGAATCAGCAGAAGAGCTGACCAAGAACAATACAAATATGACGCTCGTGATGTGCGTCAACTATGGTGGCCGCGCAGAAATCGTGGACGCAGCTAGGGAAATAGCGCGGCTAGCTGCGCAGGGAGAACTGCGTCCGCAAGATATTACGGAAGCATCGTTTTCACAGTTCCTCGATGAACCTGATATGCCCGATGTGGATCTTTTCTTACGACCTTCCGGAGAAAAACGTACTTCTAATTTTCTGCTCTGGCAGTCAGCCTATGCTGAGATGATTTATCAGAATAAATTATTCCCGGATTACACCGCACGTGATCTGTATTGTGCGGTGGAGGAATATGCGCGCAGGGATCGCCGATTTGGAGGAACCAAGTGA
- the era gene encoding GTPase Era: protein MSFTETPEGFRSGFISFVGRPNTGKSTLTNALVGEKIAITANQPETTRHPIRGIVHRPDAQIIVVDTPGLHRPRTLLGERLNEVVKDTYADMDLIGLTIPADEKIGPGDRWILDAVKKVAPKTPILGIVTKADKVSRDQVAVQLMALHELLGGESEVVPVSAVTGEQRDVLLDVITGLLPEGPKFYPDDHVTDDDTETRIAELIREAALAGLKDELPHSVAVQIDEILPNDEREDVLDVHAVIYVERPGQKSIIIGKDGRRLGRIIHNARPEVIKILGQNVFLDLRIKVLKNWQQDPKQLGRLGF from the coding sequence GTGAGTTTCACCGAGACCCCCGAAGGATTCCGTTCGGGATTCATCAGCTTTGTTGGCCGACCTAACACAGGCAAGTCGACGTTGACCAACGCTTTGGTCGGCGAGAAAATCGCGATTACGGCTAACCAGCCAGAGACCACTCGCCATCCTATTCGCGGCATCGTGCATCGTCCTGATGCTCAGATCATCGTGGTGGATACCCCAGGGTTGCACCGCCCTCGGACTCTCTTGGGCGAGCGGCTTAATGAGGTAGTCAAGGACACCTATGCGGATATGGACTTAATCGGCCTGACTATTCCGGCCGACGAGAAGATCGGTCCGGGCGATCGCTGGATCCTTGATGCCGTAAAAAAGGTTGCTCCCAAAACCCCGATTCTGGGCATTGTGACAAAAGCAGACAAAGTGTCTAGGGATCAGGTTGCGGTGCAATTGATGGCGCTTCACGAGCTGCTGGGAGGAGAGAGCGAGGTCGTTCCCGTCTCAGCCGTCACCGGAGAGCAACGGGATGTGCTTCTGGACGTTATCACTGGGCTACTACCAGAAGGGCCAAAGTTTTATCCAGATGACCATGTGACTGATGATGACACGGAGACTCGCATTGCGGAGCTTATCCGCGAGGCGGCTCTTGCAGGCCTTAAAGACGAGCTTCCGCACTCTGTTGCCGTTCAGATAGATGAGATTCTTCCCAACGACGAGCGTGAGGACGTCTTGGATGTCCACGCGGTGATCTATGTGGAACGGCCAGGGCAAAAGTCGATCATTATTGGCAAAGACGGAAGACGCCTCGGGCGCATTATCCACAACGCTCGCCCGGAAGTGATCAAGATTCTGGGGCAGAACGTGTTCCTGGACCTTCGTATCAAGGTCTTGAAGAATTGGCAGCAAGATCCTAAGCAGTTGGGACGACTAGGCTTCTAG
- a CDS encoding TPM domain-containing protein: MHTRVKTTWGPLGRRSAATVCSSALLLTPLLGILPLALTPPLAVAERVHVQAEAPQKYTKPVTDTTGTLTKAQTKEISSAISEFQKNHRRQMRVVFVHTFDGLTPEAWTKKAVDANGGANVAVYALALDSREFGINAGAQWPKSLDNMYNAVYDKLQQEDWSGSALAFVANANNTSSGTSPAGGSSSNSNGQSAAWLGAGAVGLAGAGGGLWVWSRRKRKADSQAVLEQGRAIEPGETNGLAQLPTSALETLAQEELVSTDESIKRGKEELGIAVAEFGAERTRSFNRAMNESTTTLQRAFQLKHQLDTNSASDQLERRSLLIEIISSCGTADAALDAEAANFAELRNLLVNAPQQILKLTQSTVDVSARIPAAEQTLSDLKAKYSPSVVSSIEHNAEMAKVSLAEAERCLDNAGEIQKRPAGEQSGMVDAIRGAENALTNAEKLIVAIERADSTIVTAQTGIPALIAEINAEIAEATQLREQGMQQGAQLDWDSLDNAVTHAREAVHQAQSHGTVDPLGSWSSLTDADTHLDDQLDIARKTTTDHARQLQLFNQQFSTASAHVQAAQDFISTRGRVVGAESRTKLADAQRLIALAQQVQGQDLRTATSRARQAGAAARAALEKAQRDVDRYQQRNNNGSGGTGAFVAGMVLNEILSNGHRGGFGGGFGGFNGGGGFSGGGGGGFRGGAF, encoded by the coding sequence ATGCACACGCGCGTGAAAACCACATGGGGTCCACTAGGCCGACGCTCCGCTGCCACCGTCTGCAGTAGCGCTCTACTTTTAACGCCACTACTGGGAATACTTCCCTTGGCGTTAACTCCTCCGTTAGCCGTTGCGGAACGCGTCCATGTGCAGGCCGAAGCGCCGCAAAAATATACCAAACCAGTCACAGACACCACGGGGACTCTTACCAAGGCACAGACTAAAGAAATTTCTTCTGCCATCTCCGAGTTCCAAAAAAATCATCGCAGGCAGATGAGGGTGGTTTTTGTCCATACTTTTGACGGTTTAACGCCCGAGGCCTGGACTAAAAAAGCAGTGGATGCCAACGGCGGGGCTAATGTTGCTGTCTATGCGTTGGCCTTAGACAGTCGCGAATTTGGTATCAACGCTGGCGCACAATGGCCAAAGTCCCTAGACAATATGTATAACGCCGTCTATGACAAACTTCAGCAAGAAGATTGGTCAGGCTCTGCATTAGCGTTTGTAGCCAACGCAAATAACACGTCCTCAGGAACAAGTCCTGCTGGCGGTTCTTCCTCCAATTCCAATGGACAATCAGCGGCATGGCTCGGAGCCGGAGCTGTGGGGCTTGCGGGTGCAGGAGGCGGACTATGGGTATGGTCACGGCGCAAACGCAAGGCGGATAGCCAGGCCGTGCTCGAGCAAGGACGTGCTATTGAGCCAGGCGAGACTAATGGACTAGCCCAACTGCCTACCTCGGCGCTCGAGACCCTCGCGCAAGAAGAACTAGTGAGCACGGACGAGTCCATCAAAAGGGGGAAAGAAGAACTCGGCATCGCAGTGGCTGAATTCGGTGCAGAGCGCACCAGGAGCTTTAACCGCGCCATGAATGAGTCCACCACCACGCTCCAGCGTGCTTTCCAGCTCAAGCATCAGCTAGACACTAACTCCGCTAGTGATCAATTGGAACGACGTTCTCTTTTAATCGAGATTATTTCCAGCTGTGGAACCGCAGATGCCGCGCTCGATGCCGAAGCAGCTAATTTTGCCGAACTACGCAACCTCTTAGTAAATGCTCCCCAGCAGATTCTCAAGCTCACGCAATCCACCGTTGATGTGAGTGCTCGCATCCCCGCCGCAGAACAGACCCTGAGCGATTTAAAAGCAAAGTACTCCCCTTCAGTGGTCTCTTCCATCGAGCACAATGCGGAGATGGCTAAAGTAAGCCTCGCTGAGGCAGAACGCTGTCTGGATAATGCAGGTGAGATACAAAAACGTCCCGCCGGCGAGCAAAGCGGCATGGTGGATGCAATTCGAGGCGCTGAGAATGCCCTCACCAATGCGGAGAAACTGATAGTCGCAATTGAACGCGCAGATTCCACCATTGTCACCGCGCAAACCGGAATCCCCGCACTGATCGCAGAAATCAACGCTGAGATCGCTGAAGCCACTCAGCTGCGAGAACAGGGAATGCAGCAGGGAGCCCAATTAGACTGGGATTCTTTAGATAACGCCGTTACGCATGCACGGGAAGCAGTGCATCAAGCACAATCTCACGGCACTGTTGATCCCCTCGGTTCTTGGTCTTCACTTACCGATGCAGACACCCATCTTGATGATCAGCTTGATATCGCCCGCAAGACCACGACAGATCATGCCCGGCAGCTACAGCTGTTCAACCAGCAGTTCAGTACGGCCTCTGCGCACGTTCAGGCGGCGCAAGATTTTATTAGTACTCGCGGCCGCGTGGTCGGAGCAGAATCCCGCACAAAGCTTGCCGACGCCCAACGACTCATCGCTCTCGCGCAACAAGTACAGGGGCAGGATCTTCGCACGGCTACTAGCCGTGCCCGCCAGGCTGGCGCCGCCGCAAGGGCTGCACTGGAAAAAGCTCAACGCGACGTAGACCGCTACCAGCAACGCAACAACAACGGCTCAGGAGGTACTGGAGCATTCGTAGCAGGAATGGTCCTTAATGAGATCCTCTCGAACGGACACCGGGGCGGCTTTGGAGGAGGCTTCGGCGGTTTTAATGGCGGTGGTGGCTTCTCTGGTGGCGGTGGAGGGGGCTTCCGCGGAGGGGCCTTCTAA
- a CDS encoding VIT1/CCC1 transporter family protein: MTIDSTQPTAKQLRKWRQYLANERAEAAVYRELAKRKDGEEREILLSVADAEARHEQHWRDLLGDNVGMPQRPDRSTRTLAFLAEHFGSVFALALMQSAEQRSPYTDDEDATAQMKADEAIHAEIVRGLAARGREQMSGNFRAAIFGANDGLVSNLALVLGVMTSGVSSHIVLLTGISGLLSGALSMGAGEYISVKSQNELLDASAPHPGTKTVIPQLDVDANELALVYRARGMNHEEAENKAAEVFRVLEAQGNTGIVPEKYFGELHDSKDLSNNGAWSAAVSSFLCFGAGALVPIIPFFFGLSSAVAGIIALVLVGVALMATGGVTGILSGKPPLKRALRQPAVGFIAAAVTYVLGKLFGVALG, translated from the coding sequence GTGACAATCGACTCCACGCAGCCTACGGCTAAACAGCTGAGAAAATGGCGTCAATATTTGGCCAATGAGCGTGCAGAAGCCGCTGTGTACCGGGAATTGGCTAAAAGAAAAGACGGTGAAGAGCGAGAAATTCTTCTTTCTGTCGCCGACGCTGAGGCTCGCCATGAGCAGCATTGGCGTGATCTGTTGGGCGATAACGTTGGTATGCCGCAGCGCCCAGATCGCTCGACGCGAACTTTGGCCTTTCTCGCGGAGCATTTTGGCTCGGTATTTGCGCTTGCGCTGATGCAATCTGCGGAGCAACGGAGTCCATACACTGATGATGAGGATGCCACGGCGCAGATGAAAGCCGATGAGGCTATCCATGCTGAGATCGTGCGTGGGTTAGCGGCACGTGGCCGGGAGCAGATGAGCGGAAATTTCCGTGCTGCAATTTTTGGTGCCAACGACGGACTTGTTTCTAATCTGGCGCTTGTTCTTGGTGTGATGACTTCCGGGGTGAGCTCACACATCGTGTTGCTTACTGGAATATCTGGCTTATTATCTGGTGCTTTGTCTATGGGAGCCGGCGAATATATCTCAGTTAAGAGCCAAAACGAGCTTCTCGACGCTTCCGCGCCGCACCCTGGTACAAAAACCGTCATCCCGCAGCTTGACGTGGACGCCAATGAGCTAGCTCTGGTTTATAGAGCGCGAGGCATGAACCATGAAGAAGCAGAAAATAAGGCTGCTGAAGTATTCAGGGTGTTAGAAGCCCAGGGAAACACTGGAATCGTGCCAGAAAAGTATTTTGGCGAGCTGCATGATTCGAAGGATCTCTCCAACAACGGTGCCTGGTCTGCCGCAGTATCTAGTTTTCTGTGTTTTGGTGCAGGGGCATTGGTTCCGATTATTCCGTTTTTCTTCGGATTATCCAGCGCTGTGGCCGGCATAATTGCTTTGGTCCTCGTGGGGGTTGCATTGATGGCAACCGGTGGCGTCACAGGGATCCTGTCTGGAAAACCACCGTTGAAGCGGGCTTTGAGACAACCAGCGGTTGGCTTTATCGCAGCAGCTGTTACTTATGTTTTAGGTAAGCTTTTCGGGGTGGCTTTAGGATAA
- a CDS encoding glycine--tRNA ligase, translating into MAQNNVIDTVVNLCKRRGLVYPCGEIYGGTRSAWDYGPLGTELKENIKKQWWRTFVQGRADVVGLDSSIILPRQVWNASGHVATFTDPLVESLHTHKRYRADHLLEAYEAKHGHAPENGLADVPDPETGQPGSWTEPQMFSGLMKTFLGPVDNEQGLHYLRPETAQGIFVNFKNVMTTARMKPPFGIAQVGKSFRNEITPGNFIFRTREFEQMEIEYFVPADQADEKFREWVDACWDWFVDLGINPENMRQFDVPEEERAHYSKGTIDMEYKFGFQGNPWGELMGVANRTDYDLGCHIKESGEDLSYFDQATGERYVPWVIEPSFGLTRALMAFLVDAYCEDEAPNAKGGVDKRVVLKLDPRLSPVKVAVLPLSKKDTLTPVAEEVAAKLRKFWNVDYDTSGAIGRRYRRQDEIGTPFCVTVDFDTLEDNAVTVRERDTMSQERVALDQLESYLAARLLGC; encoded by the coding sequence GTGGCTCAGAACAATGTCATCGACACCGTCGTCAATCTGTGTAAGCGACGTGGACTCGTCTACCCCTGTGGTGAGATTTACGGTGGAACACGATCTGCATGGGACTATGGTCCGTTGGGCACAGAGCTCAAGGAGAACATTAAGAAGCAATGGTGGCGCACTTTTGTGCAGGGGCGTGCAGATGTAGTTGGCCTAGACTCATCCATTATTCTTCCGCGTCAGGTGTGGAATGCCTCTGGGCACGTTGCAACCTTTACTGACCCTCTGGTGGAGTCGCTGCACACTCACAAGCGCTACCGGGCAGATCATCTGCTGGAGGCTTATGAGGCAAAGCACGGTCATGCGCCGGAGAACGGCCTGGCTGATGTTCCAGATCCTGAGACCGGCCAGCCAGGTAGCTGGACTGAACCGCAGATGTTCTCTGGGCTGATGAAGACCTTCTTGGGGCCTGTGGACAATGAGCAGGGGTTGCATTACCTGCGTCCTGAAACTGCTCAGGGTATCTTTGTTAACTTTAAGAATGTGATGACCACCGCGCGCATGAAGCCGCCGTTTGGCATCGCACAGGTGGGTAAATCCTTCCGTAATGAGATCACCCCGGGCAACTTTATCTTCCGTACTCGTGAGTTTGAGCAGATGGAGATCGAGTATTTTGTTCCAGCGGATCAAGCAGATGAAAAATTCCGTGAATGGGTCGACGCTTGTTGGGATTGGTTTGTAGACCTGGGCATTAATCCAGAGAACATGCGCCAGTTTGATGTGCCAGAAGAGGAGCGCGCGCACTACTCCAAGGGCACTATAGACATGGAGTATAAGTTTGGCTTCCAGGGCAATCCTTGGGGCGAACTCATGGGTGTGGCAAACCGCACAGATTATGACCTGGGCTGTCATATCAAAGAGTCTGGCGAGGATCTGAGCTATTTCGACCAAGCCACCGGTGAGCGCTATGTTCCATGGGTTATCGAGCCTTCCTTTGGCCTTACCCGCGCCTTGATGGCCTTTTTGGTGGATGCGTATTGCGAAGATGAGGCTCCCAACGCCAAGGGCGGCGTGGATAAGCGCGTAGTGCTCAAACTGGATCCACGTTTGTCTCCAGTGAAAGTAGCGGTTCTTCCGCTGTCCAAGAAGGACACTCTGACTCCGGTGGCAGAAGAAGTTGCCGCCAAGCTGCGTAAGTTCTGGAACGTTGATTACGACACGTCTGGGGCCATTGGGCGCCGTTATCGTCGCCAAGATGAGATCGGTACCCCGTTCTGCGTTACCGTCGACTTTGACACTCTTGAGGACAACGCCGTGACTGTTCGTGAGCGTGACACGATGTCTCAAGAGCGAGTAGCACTCGACCAGCTTGAGTCTTACCTCGCAGCACGCTTGCTTGGCTGCTAG
- a CDS encoding YdcF family protein: MNIRFPRTRFLRHTNGGSRGERLRFPGSRKDALYPVVVVLCLAALPSVAVVLRGRIRPKNKRGRFGSIVVLGTAQYDGVPSRQFAARLRWAADQWQTARVQKVITVGGKLPGDRFTEAQVGREYLLKAHVDSDLVLEVPHGNDTWSSLNAVKEVVTGPVLIVTDPNHALRSELIARLQGIKAVASSTPYSPTRFPSKAWWITFLHEHGGLLVVAVSALFGRSAAVGLETKLRDLQAAVRPSRAPRIRFLKETRKRKNV, translated from the coding sequence ATGAACATCAGATTTCCGAGAACTCGTTTCCTACGCCACACCAACGGCGGTAGCAGGGGAGAACGTCTTCGGTTTCCTGGTTCTCGGAAAGATGCGTTGTATCCAGTGGTAGTTGTGCTTTGCTTAGCGGCGTTACCGTCAGTTGCGGTGGTGCTACGCGGGCGAATTCGCCCCAAAAATAAACGGGGGCGCTTTGGCTCAATCGTGGTTCTGGGAACGGCGCAATATGATGGCGTCCCATCACGGCAGTTTGCGGCGCGTCTCCGGTGGGCAGCAGACCAATGGCAGACAGCACGCGTGCAAAAGGTGATTACGGTGGGCGGGAAGTTACCCGGTGATCGCTTTACGGAGGCCCAAGTTGGGCGTGAATATCTGTTAAAAGCACATGTGGATTCAGACCTTGTGCTTGAGGTACCTCATGGCAATGACACCTGGAGCTCTCTTAACGCTGTCAAAGAGGTTGTCACAGGGCCCGTGCTCATCGTGACTGACCCTAACCATGCGTTGAGATCTGAGCTTATAGCGCGACTGCAGGGGATAAAGGCGGTTGCCTCGTCGACGCCTTACAGCCCTACTCGTTTTCCTTCCAAAGCGTGGTGGATTACTTTTCTGCATGAACACGGAGGGCTGCTAGTAGTAGCCGTGTCGGCGTTGTTCGGACGTTCTGCGGCAGTGGGATTGGAGACTAAATTAAGAGACCTCCAAGCTGCGGTGAGGCCTTCGAGAGCACCCCGGATTCGGTTTTTAAAGGAAACTCGGAAGAGAAAAAATGTATAA